The following proteins are encoded in a genomic region of Mesoplodon densirostris isolate mMesDen1 chromosome 12, mMesDen1 primary haplotype, whole genome shotgun sequence:
- the DLL1 gene encoding delta-like protein 1, which translates to MGRRCALALAVLSALLCQVWSSGVFELKLQEFVNKKGLLGNRNCCRGGAGPPPCACRTFFRVCLKHYQASVSPEPPCTYGSAVTPVLGVDSFSLPDGAGADTAFSNPIRFPFGFTWPGTFSLIIEALHTDSPDDLATENPERLISRLATQRHLTVGEEWSQDLHSSGRTDLKYSYRFVCDEHYYGEGCSVFCRPRDDAFGHFTCGERGEKVCNPGWKGQYCTEPICLPGCDEQHGFCDKPGECKCRVGWQGRYCDQCIRYPGCLHGTCQQPWQCNCQEGWGGLFCNQDLNYCTHHKPCKNGATCTNTGQGSYTCSCRPGYTGANCETEVDECSASPCRNGGSCTDLENSYSCTCPPGFYGRICELSAMVCADGPCFNGGRCSDNPKGGYTCRCPGGFSGFNCEKKMDSCSSSPCSNGAQCVDLGDAYICRCQAGFSGRHCDDNVDDCASSPCANGGTCRDGVNEYSCTCPPGYTGRNCSAPVSRCEHAPCHNGATCHERALRYLCECARGYGGPNCQFLLPELPPGPVVVDLTEKYVEGQAGPFPWVAVGAGVVLVLTLLLGCAAAVVCVRLRLQKRRPPADPCPGEAETMNNLANRQREKAISVSVIGATQIKNTNKKVDLHTEPSTEKNSLKACEPAVGYNLLQDLKGAAATGEPHSKRDAKCQPQGSAGEEKSAPTLRGGEAAERKRPDSVYSTSKDTKYQSVYVISEEKDECVIATEV; encoded by the exons ATGGGCCGGCGGTGCGCCCTGGCCCTCGCCGTGCTCTCGGCCCTGCTGTGCCAG GTCTGGAGCTCCGGGGTGTTCGAGCTGAAGCTGCAGGAGTTCGTCAACAAGAAGGGGCTGCTGGGGAACCGCAACTGCTGCCGCGGGGGCGCGGGGCCGCCGCCGTGCGCCTGCAGGACTTTCTTCCGCGTGTGCCTCAAGCACTACCAGGCCAGCGTGTCCCCCGAGCCTCCCTGCACCTACGGCAGCGCCGTCACGCCGGTGCTGGGCGTCGACTCCTTCAGCCTCCCGGACGGCGCGGGCGCGGACACCGCCTTCAGCAACCCCATCCGCTTCCCCTTTGGCTTCACCTGGCCG GGAACCTTCTCTCTGATCATTGAAGCTCTCCACACTGATTCTCCTGATGACCTCGCAACag AGAACCCAGAAAGACTCATCAGCCGCCTGGCCACGCAGAGGCACCTGACGGTGGGCGAGGAGTGGTCCCAGGACCTGCACAGCAGCGGCCGCACAGACCTCAAGTACTCCTACCGATTCGTGTGCGATGAGCACTATTACGGGGAAGGCTGCTCCGTCTTCTGCCGCCCCCGCGACGACGCCTTCGGCCACTTCACCTGCGGGGAGCGCGGAGAAAAAGTCTGCAACCCTGGCTGGAAAGGCCAGTACTGCACTGAGC CCATCTGCTTGCCGGGGTGCGACGAGCAGCATGGGTTTTGTGACAAGCCAGGGGAATGCAA GTGCAGAGTGGGCTGGCAGGGCCGGTACTGTGACCAGTGCATTCGGTACCCCGGCTGTCTCCACGGCACCTGCCAGCAGCCCTGGCAATGCAACTGCCAGGAAGGCTGGGGGGGCCTTTTCTGCAACCAGG ACCTGAACTACTGCACACACCACAAGCCCTGCAAGAATGGGGCCACCTGCACCAACACGGGCCAGGGAAGCTACACTTGCTCTTGCCGGCCTGGGTACACGGGGGCCAACTGCGAGACGGAGGTGGACGAGTGCAGTGCCAGCCCCTGCAGGAATGGAGGGAGCTGCACG GACCTCGAGAACAGCTACTCCTGCACCTGCCCGCCTGGCTTCTACGGCAGGATCTGCGAGCTGAGTGCCATGGTGTGTGCCGACGGCCCCTGCTTCAACGGGGGACGGTGCTCGGACAACCCCAAGGGAGGGTACACCTGCCGCTGCCCTGGGGGCTTCTCTGGCTTTAACTGTGAGAAGAAAATGGATTCCTGCAGTTCCTCACCCTGTTCCAATG GTGCACAGTGCGTAGACCTTGGCGATGCTTACATCTGCCGCTGCCAGGCTGGCTTCTCTGGgaggcactgtgatgacaacgtGGACGACTGTGCCTCTTCCCCGTGTGCCAACGGCGGCACCTGCCGGGACGGCGTGAATGAGTATTCCTGCACCTGCCCCCCAGGGTACACGGGCAGAAACTGCAGTGCCCCCGTCAGCAGGTGTGAGCACGCACCCTGCCACAACGGGGCCACCTGCCACGAGCGGGCCCTCCGCTACCTGTGTGAGTGCGCCCGAGGCTACGGGGGCCCCAACTGCCAGTTCTTGCTTCCCGAGCTGCCCCCGGGCCCTGTGGTGGTGGACCTCACTGAGAAGTACGTGGAGGGCCAAGCCGGCCCGTTCCCCTGGGTGGCCGTCGGTGCGGGCGTGGTCCTCGTCCTCACGCTGCTCCTGGGCTGCGCTGCCGCCGTGGTCTGCGTTCGGCTGAGGCTGCAGAAGCGCCGGCCCCCCGCCGACCCCTGCCCAGGGGAGGCGGAGACCATGAATAACCTGGCCAACCGCCAGCGGGAGAAGGCTATCTCTGTCAGCGTCATCGGGGCCACGCAGATCAAGAACACCAACAAGAAGGTGGACCTCCACACGGAGCCCAGCACCGAGAAGAACAGCCTCAAGGCCTGCGAGCCCGCCGTGGGCTATAACCTGCTGCAGGACCTCAAGGGTGCCGCTGCCACCGGGGAACCCCACAGCAAGCGTGATGCCAAGTGCCAGCCCCAGGGCTCTGCGGGAGAGGAGAAGAGTGCCCCGACCCTCAGGGG TGGAGAAGCAGCTGAAAGAAAAAGGCCGGACTCTGTGTACTCCACTTCGAAAGACACAAAGTACCAGTCGGTGTACGTCATATCCGAGGAGAAGGACGAGTGCGTCATCGCAACTGAG GTGTAA